The sequence below is a genomic window from Lolium perenne isolate Kyuss_39 chromosome 4, Kyuss_2.0, whole genome shotgun sequence.
acttgtcacaacattatcatacatatccttgatgagggtaatgtactttattgggactttgtgtttctccaaggcccaccacatgacattccgaggtatcttatcataggccttctccaaatcaatgaacaccatatgaaggtccttcttttgctccttgtatctctccatcagctatcgaaccaagaagatggcttccatggtagacctcccaggcatgaaaccaaattggtttttggtcacgcttgtcaaccttcttaagcggtgctcaatgactctctcccatagcttcatagtatggctcatcagcttgattccacggtaattagtacaactttgaacatcccccttgttcttgaagattggtactaaaatactccgcctccattcttcgggcatcttgtttgaccgaaaaataaggttgaaaagcttagttagccatactatcgctacgtctccaagtcctctccacgcctcgatggggataccatcaggACCCATTGCCTTGCCCCCTTTCATCCTCCTTAACGCCTCCTTAACCTCAGACTCCTGGATACGTCGCACAAAGCACATGCTGGTATCATCAAAGGAGTCGTCTAGCTCAATGGTAGAGCTCTCAACCTCTCCATTGTAAAGGTTGTCAAAGTACTCCCGCCATCTACGCTTGATCGCCTCATCCTTCACAAGAAGCTGATCCTCTCCGTCCTTGATGCATTTGACTTCATTGACATCCCTCGTCTTCCTCTCCCTAAACTTGGCCATCTTATAGATGTCCCTTTCGCCTTCCTTCGTGTTTAAACGTTGGTAGAGGTCCTCATACGCCCGACCCCTTGCTTCACTCACCGCCCGCTTTGCAGCCTTCTTCGCCACCTTGTACTTCTCCATGTTAGCTGCACTCCTGTCCAGATAAAGGcatctgaaacagttcttcttctccctaataaccttctggacctcatcgttccaccaccaagtatccttagcttcccttctacttcccttagtcaccccaaactcctctacagcgaccttccgcaagcaggtcgccatactcgtccacatcatgtttgcatcgcctccttcctcccaagggccctccttaataaccctctccctgaaagcctgggatgcctcacccttgagcttccaccactttgttctagcgactttggcgcgcttaccccgctggacacggatcctaaagcgaaagtcagcaaccaccagcttatgttgagggaccacactctctccaggtatctgaaagaacatctctcacaattatgttttgtgtgtttgatgtcaatatatgtgatacactaatgtttgtttaagtggtacagggattacatagatacattttcatgtgtgttggatgtggtcgaTCACAAAAGAAAGCAGCAAAaagttcatcaggccggataatccgggccagatattgtggaaatatccggcccccagttttcggctaagTCTTTGAGGAAAAACAAGtctgtataggggccggacatttgcccggatattgtcccggttttgtcccagggccggaatatccgggccggacattttggaaatatccggccccctcgattttggctaaggacctgaagaaaaacaagtctggcatggggccggacatttggccggattttgtcatagttttgtccctgaggccggattatccgggggggcggattatccgtcccttacttaggccggaatatccggccccccggaagctgcaacggctcattttctggagggggtataaataccccccttcttctaccttggatgcttgctcaatcattgcacaagaaatctgccaagccacctccattagagccacctcaagaaacacaagatttgcaagatctccttcctccccaaccaaagctcttgatctttggagattcgaaggagaagacaccgatctacatcctcaccgaagcgtttctcatttccccctctcttgtttgagggatctcatgctagtgttcctatttggttccctagttgatttgtgttgatgtgttgttgttgattgttgtattgttacagatttgggagcctccaattcagttgtggatgtgtgccccaagaaccttgtaaaggcccggtttccgcctcgaggaaatcccttagtggaagtgggctaggccttcgtggcattgctcaccggagatctgagtgaagccttcgtggctgttggtttggctttcgtagcaaccacactcctccaaacgtagacgtaccttcttgcaaaggaagggaactacgggaatcatctccgtgtcatcgcgtgctccactctcggttacctctatcctattctatctcttatattgcttagctatatcttgcttagttgattgccttgtcatataggtaaattcacgtagttgcatatctagagaatttacctttgtgtcaagcctaaattgaaaaagaactaaaaattggttagcacctattcacccccccccctctaggtgcggcatacgatcctttcaattggtatcagagcctcggctcttatttcgggcttaaccgcctaagagtatgccggacgatggaccttcggaaggggaggctaggtcggtcaccatggatgatatcaattcgttgaagtcatccatggatgctcaaatggaaagcatgagaaaaatgatttccgagcttttgactcctccccgtcccgtggctcccaccatagaggttaatgtcacggatgcggtagtagagggtgatacttcggtattaccttccgctaccacacccgaggatggtgataacttaaacactatcaaacacaccattgcatctcccaagggaactagtggatatgagagctacaatcgagtacctccaccttttctatctcccgatataccggttccccatcctcatataaacatccggggcgacccacctaagttttccgttaatgattatgatacttggcaatttgagtttagctctcatgttcgcagtgcctccaatgaactttggagaatcatcgtggaaggcttcaagccttacaaccccgacaagttgactagaagagaagcggttgatagtcaactcaacaacaccgccttgcacatgattcaaactagtgtggggacaaaggagttgtctcgtgttcggcacttcaccaccgccaaggaagcatgggatggtttggccgcgagttgcattggaagtgagagcacaagaaggaacaagtttaatgctcttcggaataaagccgaaggtttcatgaggctaccggatgaagatcatgaagacatgtatgggagACTTCTCGCCGTTGCCAGTTCCTTCCGGAATGCCGGTGCCActcacattaatgactcttggatcaaaaaAAGTACATTGATTGCATGATGTTGTTTGAGCCTATAGATGTCAAGACTCTCATCGGTAGAGAATGTTATGCCTCTCTCaactctcaacaagccgtgcatgagatgcaagctctcaaggtgcttgagcaaaactctcatgattctcgcaatcgtgctcttggtaTGTCAAAAGGATCCAACCTTGCCTTGAtggtcaactccgtggaagaagtgattcctcaagaatcttatagggcatcttggagcatgtcctatccggaagacttggaacaccactaccatgaccacatggcattccatgcaaataccttttggattgacccatccaaggccaaagaagacaacatcaagagaaacaactcaaggggtccctcaagctcgggcccaagaacaagatcttgctacaattgcaatgacaagcgccatttcattgccgaatgtccctatgagaatagggagtctcatggtggaaggctcattcccaaggataagagcaaagactcaaagggcaagtattcaaagccccccaacaagaagttctataacaagaacaagaagggcaaaaggccctcaaggattgtgctagtcactaaagaagaatactcttccgatgagattgaaagtgctagtgatgatgaagaggaaagctcaagagaagtggccgccattgccactaccaacattccctcttcctctctctttgattcacccaatgagaatcctaaattcaagaatgcacattgcttcatggcaaggtcctccttggacacatctattgtgctatcaactcaagaagagtatacctccggagacgatgatgttgatgatgaagaagatgcaacctcaaatggattggttgcccttgcctccctctccactaactcttcatcgacaagtgaatctcccaatgaggtcattcatgtggaggaagaaagttgcctcatggctaaatcttccgaggtatcatctcctaacccctctacgcctaacatctcaaatgatctaggggttgatcttgctagtctaaaagtgaaacaagaaatgctagactttgatgatttcattcttaacctacaaggtaacactaagaagcatgtttcaagtctcatggttcgtatagctcaactaaatgatactcttgagaaaaagtaccaaatagaaagagaagactctctagaaatacatgctcttaaaaatgctcttgaggaatgtcaagaaactatagcatctcttgaagaaaggctagaaaatcttgaagaacctcaagataaacttaacaagctcactaaagctagagatcttgctagagctaagactaaagtgcttataaaggaaaaggccaaatttggtgttgatcatgagaaactcgtgaaggatctagatgaactagacaaggctcacaaagccttgaagagtgaatactctctcctctctgagtcttatgagcaacttcaaattaggcttgcttcatatgacatacctagtacttctactccttcatgtgatcatgcaaatattattgaggaaaatgctaggttgaaagatgaacttgctaaggcctcctctccccaaagtaaactttccttggatgatcttttgagtaagcaaaggtcaaacaatgggaaggagggacttggtttcaataccaaggctaaaaaggcaaacaagccaAAAGCCAAGCCCGCACAAAAGAAGGTCACTACTAATGGTGAAACCCAAAAGGGAAAAACCATtattgatgatggtgcgggaattgataaccctcactatgttctttttaaagattattatggtgatgtttatgctaaatatgttggtccatatgatggttatgttgcttggtctatttgggttccaaagacccttattgctaacaaaagaggacccattgagaaatgggtacctaaatccaagaattgatctcatgtaggactatgccgtcggaggttcaaaatgggtacttgatagtggatgtacaagtcatatgaccggcggcaagaacctcgtcaaggagttgaggcccaacataaatgatatcaccgtctcctttggcgataattctacatccgaggtattgggttttggcaaggttgtggttgcacacaacattactcttgtggatgtcatgcttgtcaaaacccttggttacaatttgctttccgtttccgcccttggcaagatgggtttcgccgtctttattgataatgatattgtggtcctcttgtggagcaagactctaaaagtcgctttcgttgggtatcgcgaacacaacttgtatgtggtggacttttcggggaccaccacgacaagtgcgatgtgcctattcggaaaggcgaacgtgggttggttgtggcatcgccgcctagcccatgtcaacatgagaactttgcaaagtcttcacaaggggaaccatattgtgggactaatggaaagtgtgtcttttgccaaagatcgtgtttgtagggcttgtgttgaaggcaaaatgcatgactctccgcatccaagcaagaccattacctcttccaagaggatcttggagctccttcacgtggatctctttggtcccgttactcatgcaagtcttggtgcgaagaaacattgcttggtgattgttgatgactactcaagatacacttgggtctactttatcaagacgaaagatgagactcaacaaatattcattgactttgctaccgaggtgcaacgccaacacaacctcctcattatggcaataagaagtgacaacggctccgagttcaagaactacacactcaatgattttcttagtgatgaggggattcgacatcaatattccgctgcttacacccctcaacaaaatggtgttgcggagaggaagaaccggacccttatggatatggcaaggtctatgatggcggagtacaaatcccgctataacttttgggccgaagccatctccaccgcttgtcactcctctaaccggctctatctccgcaagggcttgaacaagactccatatgaaatactcaccgggaacaagcctaatatctcatacttcaaggtgttcgggtgtaagtgtttctacaaaatcaaatgggttcatttatctaaatttgctcctaaagctttggagggtatatttgttggttacggtgccgagtctcacacttatagaatctttgatatagcctccgggattatcattgaatcttgtagtgtgaggttcgaagaaaatgatggctcccaagtggggcaagttgatgtatgtgtaggtgatgaaatacctcaagatgccatagtaagaatgggtgtgggatttttccgccccattgagggacacggtgtggcgtctcaggaaggactatgctctaccacggtggagccctcatcttctcaacatcaacaaaccccatcaagtgaagcaaatgatgcaccaacccaagaacaagaacaaaactctccctcttgtgtgcaagatcaaggacaagatcaaggacaagatcaaggtcaagatcaaccaagaattcatgatggctccgataAGTATCCATTGGATaattgctccgcaccaaatgatgtccaagatcaagcacatgaggttgagcactctcaagaaattgaagttgctcaagttgaaggtcaagacggggacccaaaagatcaagttgatcaagtgatacctccaaggcctagaagaaccaaggaggagatcgaggcccgtcgtctagcaagaagagaaaggaaccttgagcttcgtgatcacactcatgataaggttcttgttgatataagggcaaaggtttccacaagaaggcaattggctaactttagcaatcatcatgcttatatctccttggtggaacccaagaaagtatttgaagcccttgaagattcggattggttggaagctatgcacgaagaactcaacaacttcaagcgaaacaaactgtggaccttagtagagaagccaaaggggtgccgcaatgttattggcactaaatggatattcaagaacaagcaagatgagtttggcaatgttgtgaggaacaaggcaagatttgtggctcaagggttctctcaagttgagggaattgactttggagaaacctatgctcccgtggctcgccttgagtccatccgtatccttcttgcttatgcatcgcatcataactttaagttacaacaaatggatgtgaaaagtgcatttcttaatggtcctttgcatgaagaggtttatgttaagcaacccccggggttcgaggatctcaacttccctaaccatgtctacaagcttgataaagccctttatggtctcaaacaagctcctagagcttggtatgagcaccttaaggaattattggtagaacgtgggtttgatgttgggctaatcgatcccactctttttactaagagggtcaatggggagcttttcgtttgccaactatatgttgatgatattatctttggctctactaacaaagctttcaatgatgatttctcaaagcttatgaccgataggtttgagatgtctatgatgggagagatgaagttcttccttggttttgagatcaagcaattgagaggaggaaccttcatcaaccaagcaaaatatctccaagacatgctcaagaggttcaagatgaccgagatgaaaggtgttgccactcctatggttaccaaatgtaatcttgcacttgatcccaatggtaaagaggtggatcaaaaggtatatcgctccatgattggatccttgctttacctttgcgcatctagaccagacatagtgttgagtgttggtgtgtgtgcaaggtatcaagcttctcctaaggagagccacatgatagctctcaaaagaatcttttgatatttggttgataccccaagatatggtatttggtaccccaaaggctcaagttttattctcaatggatacaccgatgcggattgggcgggagacaaggatgataggaaatcaacctccggggcttgccaatttcttggtaggtccttggtgtgttggtcatctaagaagcaaaattgtatatctctctccaccgccgaagccgaatatgttgccgccgcaagtggatgcactcaattgttatggatgaggcaaactttaaaggaatacggtgtcatttgtgacaaagtgcctctattatgtgacaatgaaagtgccatcaagatttcctataatccggtgcaacattcaagaacgaagcatattgagatccggaatcatttcattagggatcatgttgcccgtggtgatattgagctcatctatgttcctaccaaagatcaacttgccgatatattcacgaagcctcttgatgaagcaaggttctcttatttgaggaatgagctaaacatcattgattcaaggagtatagcttgatcatcttgcaaacacaccctcgtctcaaaactttatttggtttagatgtgggcatggaaatagggggagtgcggtttaaattattgagctatccctcccccataatgccaacattaagaaatcattctctttatatcatatgttgatatgtgagcttcaatgatgagtagtgacttgggcccaagatatatcttcgcggtgccatgtcacaacactcatatatggtggcctaggccaccacactcttctttgtgaagagtaggagttatttggatcttatcgccttttatttgacaactccatgtccttatgggaaatcactctagtttggtctTATTTGCtcttatcttgcaaacttgagtgataatGTACCATTAATAGTTTGTACCTTCTAatcctaagcctactctctcctataagccacttccatcttgctcatttgtcatgtttggtaaaaacttggagtttgaggattttcggtcggatgatctaggttgctccatcttattggtaaatctgcatcttatatgtgacgtgatacattattgcatcgcatatgggtct
It includes:
- the LOC139838968 gene encoding uncharacterized protein; translated protein: MEKYKVAKKAAKRAVSEARGRAYEDLYQRLNTKEGERDIYKMAKFRERKTRDVNEVKCIKDGEDQLLVKDEAIKRRWREYFDNLYNGEVESSTIELDDSFDDTSMCFVRRIQESEVKEALRRMKGGKAMGPDDYPILASQVHPS